From the Micromonospora sediminicola genome, one window contains:
- a CDS encoding YggT family protein, which yields MLSILFQVLYLLLYFFLLVLLARFVLGAVLAYGRRWQPGRGASAGLEVVWSVTDPPLRALRRVIPPLRIGTVSIDLASLVLLVILFVLMEFVLQRLIVAFA from the coding sequence GTGTTGTCGATCCTGTTCCAGGTGCTCTACCTGCTGCTGTACTTCTTCCTGCTCGTCCTTCTTGCCCGATTTGTTCTCGGCGCGGTGCTGGCCTACGGTCGCCGCTGGCAGCCGGGGCGCGGCGCATCGGCGGGACTGGAAGTCGTGTGGAGCGTCACTGATCCGCCCCTGCGAGCGTTGAGGCGTGTGATCCCACCACTGCGAATTGGTACCGTGAGCATCGACCTGGCCTCCCTTGTGCTCCTGGTTATCCTGTTCGTGCTGATGGAGTTCGTGTTACAGC